Sequence from the Candidatus Methylomirabilota bacterium genome:
AGTTGCGTCAGAATCAGAGGTGACAGGGTCGCCGGAAGCGCGGGATCGAGCGCGGGGCATAGCACATGGGCGGTCATCAGCATCGAAAGTCCAGCTTCAATGGCCCGGCGGAATGGGTGCAGTTCCACACGAGCGAGCCGATCTTTCGGATGATGGACGACTGGCAAGTCCAGATGCGAGTCGGTCGAGGTATCCCCATGGCCGGGAAAATGCTTTCCTGTGGCCGAGACCCCTTCCGCCTGAAGCCCCTGGGAAAACGCAATGCCCATGCGAGCCACGACGTCAGGTTCCGCGGCAAAGGCCCGGTCGCCAATCACGGGGTTGTCCGGATTGGTATGCACATCCAGTACCGGGGCAAAATTCACATTGATCCCGACCGCTCGCAACTCTTTCCCGATGACACCGCCCACCGTTCGGGCAAGCTCCTCCGAGCCAAGCGCCCCCAGACGGGCGGCGGGGGGGAACTGGGTAAAGGGAGGCTTTAGCCGCGACACTCTTCCCCCTTCCTGATCGACACCAATGAAGAGCGGAGGGTCTACCGCCAATTCTTGAAGTGCTCGGGTGAGCTCCAGTACCTGCAGCGGACTCTTGAGGTTAGACCCCATCAGGATCACCCCTCCAAGACCCCACTCTTGCAGAACCCCGAGAAGGGAAGAGGGAGTCACAGGGCCGTCAAA
This genomic interval carries:
- a CDS encoding glycoside hydrolase family 3 protein; amino-acid sequence: MTLKQKIGQLCMFGFDGPVTPSSLLGVLQEWGLGGVILMGSNLKSPLQVLELTRALQELAVDPPLFIGVDQEGGRVSRLKPPFTQFPPAARLGALGSEELARTVGGVIGKELRAVGINVNFAPVLDVHTNPDNPVIGDRAFAAEPDVVARMGIAFSQGLQAEGVSATGKHFPGHGDTSTDSHLDLPVVHHPKDRLARVELHPFRRAIEAGLSMLMTAHVLCPALDPALPATLSPLILTQL